A region of Argentina anserina chromosome 5, drPotAnse1.1, whole genome shotgun sequence DNA encodes the following proteins:
- the LOC126796487 gene encoding G-type lectin S-receptor-like serine/threonine-protein kinase At1g61390 isoform X3 gives MAAFGSPTVLVSATDTLTTLRIGSNGNLELVDRKHRYVWSANISNCSSAVLLDNGNFVAKHVTGADIWESFNNPSDSLLPSMLGKQIFLTSWEGDNDPSLGIFKVGLSAELPPQSFIWINGSIPHWRSGPWDQSKYIGVTPGTRYNSKASNTVPGHNVFAYMDISSDGVLQQMYSESEKSWYLDWESWKSPCDNYGACGPFGVCTASESPICKCLNGFIPKSNEEWSRRIWTRGCVRQTSLSCETQTNESVASKGKDGFWKLERLKVPDFHEYLSSLASDKFEDCKIQCQSNCSCLAYAYVNKIGCLAWYKDLIDIQQFSSLGEDLYVRLADSKHGEGKPIKLIASLTAIGFLSILVAIVFGLHRWRANRNRDVESTTPHLESSSLFKIYGDDVREYLGKHDLSELKIYDFESILIATDSFSDTNKLGQGGFGPVYKGMLPEGKEIAVKRLSSSSGQGVEEFKNEMLLISNLQHKNLVRIMGCCIKEDEKLLIYEFMPNKSLDTFLFDPLKRPVLDWATRSKIIRGVVKGLIYLHHDSYVKVIHRDLKVSNILLDGNMNPKISDFGLSRIVEGTQSLENTLKVVGTRGYMSPEYAMGGVFSEKSDVYSFGVLVLEIISGKKNTSFYIYDQQLGFLAYAWNLWNEGRGVELVDEMLGDSYSSSEVLKYVHMGLLCVQDNVVDRPTMEDIALILSSENDGPQPKLPLFTIPNSNYHPQLHTENTTSSKNEASFTILGGR, from the exons ATGGCGGCTTTTGGGTCTCCGACAGTCCTTGTTTCAG CTACAGATACTTTGACTACTTTGAGAATTGGCAGCAATGGGAATCTGGAGTTAGTTGATAGAAAACATAGGTATGTCTGGTCAGCCAATATATCTAATTGTTCATCTGCAGTTCTCTTAGATAATGGAAACTTTGTTGCAAAACATGTTACTGGAGCTGATATTTGGGAAAGTTTCAATAATCCTAGTGACTCACTTCTCCCAAGCATGCTGGGAAAGCAGATTTTCTTGACATCTTGGGAAGGTGATAACGATCCATCCCTGGGGATATTTAAGGTCGGACTGTCAGCAGAGTTGCCACCACAATCGTTCATTTGGATAAATGGATCTATTCCCCACTGGAGAAGTGGGCCTTGGGATCAATCGAAGTATATTGGTGTGACACCAGGAACAAGGTATAACTCAAAAGCTTCAAACACAGTTCCAGGTCACAACGTTTTTGCATATATGGACATATCTTCAGACGGAGTACTGCAGCAAATGTATTCAGAAAGTGAGAAAAGCTGGTATCTTGACTGGGAGTCATGGAAAAGCCCTTGTGACAATTATGGTGCCTGTGGCCCTTTCGGGGTTTGCACAGCTTCTGAATCTCCAATATGCAAGTGTTTGAATGGGTTTATACCGAAGTCAAATGAGGAATGGAGCAGAAGAATCTGGACAAGAGGCTGTGTGAGACAAACAAGTTTGTCATGTGAGACGCAGACAAATGAATCCGTAGCATCAAAAGGAAAAGATGGGTTTTGGAAGTTGGAAAGATTGAAAGTACCGGATTTTCATGAATATCTGAGTTCTTTGGCTTCTGACAAGTTTGAGGACTGCAAGATACAGTGCCAGAGTAATTGTTCTTGCCTGGCTTATGCATATGTTAATAAAATAGGGTGTTTGGCCTGGTACAAAGACCTTATTGATATACAACAATTTTCGTCTTTGGGAGAAGATCTTTATGTCCGACTAGCAGACTCAAAACATG GTGAAGGAAAGCCGATAAAGTTAATTGCCAGCCTTACAGCTATTGGATTTTTGAGTATCTTGGTGGCTATAGTCTTCGGATTGCACCGGTGGCGTGCTAATAGAAATC GAGATGTGGAATCAACAACACCGCACTTGGAATCAAGTAGTTTATTTAAGATCTATGGAGACGATGTTAGAGAATATTTAGGAAAGCATGATCTTTCAGAACTAAAGATATATGATTTCGAAAGCATACTAATTGCCACAGACAGCTTCAGCGACACAAACAAACTGGGGCAAGGAGGCTTTGGTCCAGTTTATAAG GGGATGCTACCAGAAGGGAAGGAAATAGCTGTGAAGAGACTATCTAGTAGCTCAGGACAAGGTGTAGAAGAGTTCAAAAATGAGATGCTTTTGATCTCCAATCTTCAACACAAAAACCTTGTTAGGATCATGGGTTGCTGCATTAAAGAAGATGAGAAGTTACTTATATATGAGTTTATGCCTAACAAAAGCCTCGATACTTTTCTCTTTG ATCCATTAAAGAGACCAGTTCTTGATTGGGCTACACGTTCCAAGATTATTCGGGGTGTTGTTAAGGGGCTTATCTATCTTCATCATGATTCCTATGTGAAGGTGATTCATAGAGATCTAAAAGTCAGTAATATCCTCTTGGATGGAAATATGAATCCAAAAATATCAGATTTTGGATTATCACGCATTGTTGAAGGAACACAGAGTCTAGAAAATACTTTGAAGGTTGTGGGAACACG TGGCTATATGTCCCCGGAGTACGCTATGGGTGGGGTATTTTCCGAAAAATCTGATGTCTACAGCTTTGGGGTGTTGGTATTGGAAATTATTAGCGGCAAGAAGAATACCAGCTTCTATATATATGACCAACAGCTAGGCTTTCTAGCTTAT GCATGGAACTTGTGGAATGAAGGCAGGGGGGTGGAATTGGTAGATGAAATGTTGGGTGATTCATACTCCTCGTCAGAAGTACTGAAATATGTGCATATGGGGCTTCTATGTGTACAAGACAATGTTGTGGATAGGCCAACAATGGAAGATATAGCTTTGATATTAAGTAGTGAGAACGATGGTCCACAACCTAAGCTGCCTCTATTCACCATCCCAAACTCTAATTATCATCCTCAACTACACACTGAGAACACTACCTCCTCCAAAAATGAAGCTAGCTTTACAATACTTGGAGGACGATAA
- the LOC126796487 gene encoding G-type lectin S-receptor-like serine/threonine-protein kinase SD1-29 isoform X1: MACLYFRSEMVRSLNSIILLLLFLILNLLRSHCYCVEVYEITNSKPLAIGQTLVSPGRIFELGFFSPNSSANTYVGLWHKSIFPRKYVWVANRVIPLAATDTLTTLRIGSNGNLELVDRKHRYVWSANISNCSSAVLLDNGNFVAKHVTGADIWESFNNPSDSLLPSMLGKQIFLTSWEGDNDPSLGIFKVGLSAELPPQSFIWINGSIPHWRSGPWDQSKYIGVTPGTRYNSKASNTVPGHNVFAYMDISSDGVLQQMYSESEKSWYLDWESWKSPCDNYGACGPFGVCTASESPICKCLNGFIPKSNEEWSRRIWTRGCVRQTSLSCETQTNESVASKGKDGFWKLERLKVPDFHEYLSSLASDKFEDCKIQCQSNCSCLAYAYVNKIGCLAWYKDLIDIQQFSSLGEDLYVRLADSKHGEGKPIKLIASLTAIGFLSILVAIVFGLHRWRANRNRDVESTTPHLESSSLFKIYGDDVREYLGKHDLSELKIYDFESILIATDSFSDTNKLGQGGFGPVYKGMLPEGKEIAVKRLSSSSGQGVEEFKNEMLLISNLQHKNLVRIMGCCIKEDEKLLIYEFMPNKSLDTFLFDPLKRPVLDWATRSKIIRGVVKGLIYLHHDSYVKVIHRDLKVSNILLDGNMNPKISDFGLSRIVEGTQSLENTLKVVGTRGYMSPEYAMGGVFSEKSDVYSFGVLVLEIISGKKNTSFYIYDQQLGFLAYAWNLWNEGRGVELVDEMLGDSYSSSEVLKYVHMGLLCVQDNVVDRPTMEDIALILSSENDGPQPKLPLFTIPNSNYHPQLHTENTTSSKNEASFTILGGR; encoded by the exons ATGGCATGTCTATATTTTAGATCAGAGATGGTTAGAAGTTTGAATTCCATTATTTTGTTACTGTTGTTCTTGATCTTGAACTTGCTTAGATCTCATTGTTATTGTGTTGAAGTTTATGAGATCACTAATTCCAAACCATTAGCAATTGGACAAACTCTAGTCTCCCCTGGCCGAATTTTTGAATTGGGTTTCTTCAGTCCAAACAGTTCTGCTAATACTTATGTGGGGTTGTGGCACAAAAGCATATTTCCTCGTAAATATGTATGGGTGGCTAACAGAGTTATTCCTCTTGCAGCTACAGATACTTTGACTACTTTGAGAATTGGCAGCAATGGGAATCTGGAGTTAGTTGATAGAAAACATAGGTATGTCTGGTCAGCCAATATATCTAATTGTTCATCTGCAGTTCTCTTAGATAATGGAAACTTTGTTGCAAAACATGTTACTGGAGCTGATATTTGGGAAAGTTTCAATAATCCTAGTGACTCACTTCTCCCAAGCATGCTGGGAAAGCAGATTTTCTTGACATCTTGGGAAGGTGATAACGATCCATCCCTGGGGATATTTAAGGTCGGACTGTCAGCAGAGTTGCCACCACAATCGTTCATTTGGATAAATGGATCTATTCCCCACTGGAGAAGTGGGCCTTGGGATCAATCGAAGTATATTGGTGTGACACCAGGAACAAGGTATAACTCAAAAGCTTCAAACACAGTTCCAGGTCACAACGTTTTTGCATATATGGACATATCTTCAGACGGAGTACTGCAGCAAATGTATTCAGAAAGTGAGAAAAGCTGGTATCTTGACTGGGAGTCATGGAAAAGCCCTTGTGACAATTATGGTGCCTGTGGCCCTTTCGGGGTTTGCACAGCTTCTGAATCTCCAATATGCAAGTGTTTGAATGGGTTTATACCGAAGTCAAATGAGGAATGGAGCAGAAGAATCTGGACAAGAGGCTGTGTGAGACAAACAAGTTTGTCATGTGAGACGCAGACAAATGAATCCGTAGCATCAAAAGGAAAAGATGGGTTTTGGAAGTTGGAAAGATTGAAAGTACCGGATTTTCATGAATATCTGAGTTCTTTGGCTTCTGACAAGTTTGAGGACTGCAAGATACAGTGCCAGAGTAATTGTTCTTGCCTGGCTTATGCATATGTTAATAAAATAGGGTGTTTGGCCTGGTACAAAGACCTTATTGATATACAACAATTTTCGTCTTTGGGAGAAGATCTTTATGTCCGACTAGCAGACTCAAAACATG GTGAAGGAAAGCCGATAAAGTTAATTGCCAGCCTTACAGCTATTGGATTTTTGAGTATCTTGGTGGCTATAGTCTTCGGATTGCACCGGTGGCGTGCTAATAGAAATC GAGATGTGGAATCAACAACACCGCACTTGGAATCAAGTAGTTTATTTAAGATCTATGGAGACGATGTTAGAGAATATTTAGGAAAGCATGATCTTTCAGAACTAAAGATATATGATTTCGAAAGCATACTAATTGCCACAGACAGCTTCAGCGACACAAACAAACTGGGGCAAGGAGGCTTTGGTCCAGTTTATAAG GGGATGCTACCAGAAGGGAAGGAAATAGCTGTGAAGAGACTATCTAGTAGCTCAGGACAAGGTGTAGAAGAGTTCAAAAATGAGATGCTTTTGATCTCCAATCTTCAACACAAAAACCTTGTTAGGATCATGGGTTGCTGCATTAAAGAAGATGAGAAGTTACTTATATATGAGTTTATGCCTAACAAAAGCCTCGATACTTTTCTCTTTG ATCCATTAAAGAGACCAGTTCTTGATTGGGCTACACGTTCCAAGATTATTCGGGGTGTTGTTAAGGGGCTTATCTATCTTCATCATGATTCCTATGTGAAGGTGATTCATAGAGATCTAAAAGTCAGTAATATCCTCTTGGATGGAAATATGAATCCAAAAATATCAGATTTTGGATTATCACGCATTGTTGAAGGAACACAGAGTCTAGAAAATACTTTGAAGGTTGTGGGAACACG TGGCTATATGTCCCCGGAGTACGCTATGGGTGGGGTATTTTCCGAAAAATCTGATGTCTACAGCTTTGGGGTGTTGGTATTGGAAATTATTAGCGGCAAGAAGAATACCAGCTTCTATATATATGACCAACAGCTAGGCTTTCTAGCTTAT GCATGGAACTTGTGGAATGAAGGCAGGGGGGTGGAATTGGTAGATGAAATGTTGGGTGATTCATACTCCTCGTCAGAAGTACTGAAATATGTGCATATGGGGCTTCTATGTGTACAAGACAATGTTGTGGATAGGCCAACAATGGAAGATATAGCTTTGATATTAAGTAGTGAGAACGATGGTCCACAACCTAAGCTGCCTCTATTCACCATCCCAAACTCTAATTATCATCCTCAACTACACACTGAGAACACTACCTCCTCCAAAAATGAAGCTAGCTTTACAATACTTGGAGGACGATAA
- the LOC126796487 gene encoding G-type lectin S-receptor-like serine/threonine-protein kinase SD1-29 isoform X2 has product MACLYFRSEMVRSLNSIILLLLFLILNLLRSHCYCVEVYEITNSKPLAIGQTLVSPGRIFELGFFSPNSSANTYVGLWHKSIFPRKYVWVANRVIPLAATDTLTTLRIGSNGNLELVDRKHRYVWSANISNCSSAVLLDNGNFVAKHVTGADIWESFNNPSDSLLPSMLGKQIFLTSWEGDNDPSLGIFKVGLSAELPPQSFIWINGSIPHWRSGPWDQSKYIGVTPGTRYNSKASNTVPGHNVFAYMDISSDGVLQQMYSESEKSWYLDWESWKSPCDNYGACGPFGVCTASESPICKCLNGFIPKSNEEWSRRIWTRGCVRQTSLSCETQTNESVASKGKDGFWKLERLKVPDFHEYLSSLASDKFEDCKIQCQSNCSCLAYAYVNKIGCLAWYKDLIDIQQFSSLGEDLYVRLADSKHGEGKPIKLIASLTAIGFLSILVAIVFGLHRWRANRNHSFSDTNKLGQGGFGPVYKGMLPEGKEIAVKRLSSSSGQGVEEFKNEMLLISNLQHKNLVRIMGCCIKEDEKLLIYEFMPNKSLDTFLFDPLKRPVLDWATRSKIIRGVVKGLIYLHHDSYVKVIHRDLKVSNILLDGNMNPKISDFGLSRIVEGTQSLENTLKVVGTRGYMSPEYAMGGVFSEKSDVYSFGVLVLEIISGKKNTSFYIYDQQLGFLAYAWNLWNEGRGVELVDEMLGDSYSSSEVLKYVHMGLLCVQDNVVDRPTMEDIALILSSENDGPQPKLPLFTIPNSNYHPQLHTENTTSSKNEASFTILGGR; this is encoded by the exons ATGGCATGTCTATATTTTAGATCAGAGATGGTTAGAAGTTTGAATTCCATTATTTTGTTACTGTTGTTCTTGATCTTGAACTTGCTTAGATCTCATTGTTATTGTGTTGAAGTTTATGAGATCACTAATTCCAAACCATTAGCAATTGGACAAACTCTAGTCTCCCCTGGCCGAATTTTTGAATTGGGTTTCTTCAGTCCAAACAGTTCTGCTAATACTTATGTGGGGTTGTGGCACAAAAGCATATTTCCTCGTAAATATGTATGGGTGGCTAACAGAGTTATTCCTCTTGCAGCTACAGATACTTTGACTACTTTGAGAATTGGCAGCAATGGGAATCTGGAGTTAGTTGATAGAAAACATAGGTATGTCTGGTCAGCCAATATATCTAATTGTTCATCTGCAGTTCTCTTAGATAATGGAAACTTTGTTGCAAAACATGTTACTGGAGCTGATATTTGGGAAAGTTTCAATAATCCTAGTGACTCACTTCTCCCAAGCATGCTGGGAAAGCAGATTTTCTTGACATCTTGGGAAGGTGATAACGATCCATCCCTGGGGATATTTAAGGTCGGACTGTCAGCAGAGTTGCCACCACAATCGTTCATTTGGATAAATGGATCTATTCCCCACTGGAGAAGTGGGCCTTGGGATCAATCGAAGTATATTGGTGTGACACCAGGAACAAGGTATAACTCAAAAGCTTCAAACACAGTTCCAGGTCACAACGTTTTTGCATATATGGACATATCTTCAGACGGAGTACTGCAGCAAATGTATTCAGAAAGTGAGAAAAGCTGGTATCTTGACTGGGAGTCATGGAAAAGCCCTTGTGACAATTATGGTGCCTGTGGCCCTTTCGGGGTTTGCACAGCTTCTGAATCTCCAATATGCAAGTGTTTGAATGGGTTTATACCGAAGTCAAATGAGGAATGGAGCAGAAGAATCTGGACAAGAGGCTGTGTGAGACAAACAAGTTTGTCATGTGAGACGCAGACAAATGAATCCGTAGCATCAAAAGGAAAAGATGGGTTTTGGAAGTTGGAAAGATTGAAAGTACCGGATTTTCATGAATATCTGAGTTCTTTGGCTTCTGACAAGTTTGAGGACTGCAAGATACAGTGCCAGAGTAATTGTTCTTGCCTGGCTTATGCATATGTTAATAAAATAGGGTGTTTGGCCTGGTACAAAGACCTTATTGATATACAACAATTTTCGTCTTTGGGAGAAGATCTTTATGTCCGACTAGCAGACTCAAAACATG GTGAAGGAAAGCCGATAAAGTTAATTGCCAGCCTTACAGCTATTGGATTTTTGAGTATCTTGGTGGCTATAGTCTTCGGATTGCACCGGTGGCGTGCTAATAGAAATC ACAGCTTCAGCGACACAAACAAACTGGGGCAAGGAGGCTTTGGTCCAGTTTATAAG GGGATGCTACCAGAAGGGAAGGAAATAGCTGTGAAGAGACTATCTAGTAGCTCAGGACAAGGTGTAGAAGAGTTCAAAAATGAGATGCTTTTGATCTCCAATCTTCAACACAAAAACCTTGTTAGGATCATGGGTTGCTGCATTAAAGAAGATGAGAAGTTACTTATATATGAGTTTATGCCTAACAAAAGCCTCGATACTTTTCTCTTTG ATCCATTAAAGAGACCAGTTCTTGATTGGGCTACACGTTCCAAGATTATTCGGGGTGTTGTTAAGGGGCTTATCTATCTTCATCATGATTCCTATGTGAAGGTGATTCATAGAGATCTAAAAGTCAGTAATATCCTCTTGGATGGAAATATGAATCCAAAAATATCAGATTTTGGATTATCACGCATTGTTGAAGGAACACAGAGTCTAGAAAATACTTTGAAGGTTGTGGGAACACG TGGCTATATGTCCCCGGAGTACGCTATGGGTGGGGTATTTTCCGAAAAATCTGATGTCTACAGCTTTGGGGTGTTGGTATTGGAAATTATTAGCGGCAAGAAGAATACCAGCTTCTATATATATGACCAACAGCTAGGCTTTCTAGCTTAT GCATGGAACTTGTGGAATGAAGGCAGGGGGGTGGAATTGGTAGATGAAATGTTGGGTGATTCATACTCCTCGTCAGAAGTACTGAAATATGTGCATATGGGGCTTCTATGTGTACAAGACAATGTTGTGGATAGGCCAACAATGGAAGATATAGCTTTGATATTAAGTAGTGAGAACGATGGTCCACAACCTAAGCTGCCTCTATTCACCATCCCAAACTCTAATTATCATCCTCAACTACACACTGAGAACACTACCTCCTCCAAAAATGAAGCTAGCTTTACAATACTTGGAGGACGATAA